A stretch of Colletotrichum lupini chromosome 2, complete sequence DNA encodes these proteins:
- a CDS encoding salicylate 1-monooxygenase SalA produces the protein MSDSNENFEIAIVGGGIVGLITALGLLKRNIPVKIYEQSRSFREIGAGIGFTANARKCMALLNPFIEEAVNAVATHNGENEDEPDECLRFNDGYNWDENRPGEEDMPLYNLDTGHEGFIGCHRAHLVTSYGTQQWAYGVW, from the coding sequence ATGTCCGATTCCAACGAGAATTTCGAAATTGCCATCGTCGGTGGTGGAATTGTAGGTCTCATCACAGCGCTGGGCTTACTAAAGCGGAATATTCCTGTCAAGATATACGAACAGTCCCGCTCCTTCCGCGAGATCGGTGCCGGAATTGGCTTCACTGCCAATGCCAGAAAGTGCATGGCCCTACTAAATCCATTCATCGAGGAGGCCGTCAACGCCGTAGCCACACACAACGGTGAGAACGAAGACGAGCCCGATGAGTGCCTCCGTTTCAACGATGGATATAACTGGGATGAGAATCGCCCTGGCGAAGAAGATATGCCTCTGTATAACCTCGACACTGGGCATGAGGGATTCATTGGCTGTCATCGGGCTCATCttgtcacgagttatggcacgcagcaatgggcatacggagtgtggtaa
- a CDS encoding salicylate 1-monooxygenase SalA, which translates to RDGHFVRCDYYPCYVTHLLDELVKIIPDDAVAFRKKLVNVTDEDIGGKVLLHFQDGTTSSADAVIGCDGIKSKVRQLVLGPQLAPAQSAVCRGRIGLPIRQLVLGPDTPAAYPHSSHKVAYRALIPMDRAVAAIGSFKAYNEHCHTGPRAHVLHFAVAGGTILNFVAFADDTTDWDKRGDGVANMTSQTTRKEVADVFQDWGPTVKSLIDLLPDEITKWAIFDTYDYPAPTYVKGRLCLAGDAAHASTPHHGAGAGMGVEDALALATLLDNGTKILQGLSRPTQHDKSDLSRPTPFWPPPPFGHPISPSQLPH; encoded by the exons cgtgacgggcactttgtgaggtgcgattactatccctgttacgtgacaCATCTCTTAGACGAGCTTGTTAAGATCATCCCAGACGATGCGGTCGCATTCCGTAAGAAACTGGTAAATGTGACAGATGAAGATATAGGGGGAAAGGTGCTTCTGCATTTTCAGGACGGCACCACATCCAGCGCCGATGCAG TTATTGGATGCGACGGCATCAAATCCAAGGTCCGACAGCtggtgttg ggcccccaattggcccctgcgcagtcggctgtatgccgcggtcgaattggacttccaatccgacagctGGTTCTCGGACCAGATACCCCCGCCGCGTACCCTCACTCCAGCCACAAAGTTGCCTATAGGGCCTTGATACCCATGGACCGCGCAGTAGCCGCCATCGGAAGCTTCAAAGCCTACAACGAGCATTGCCACACCGGTCCACGAGCACATGTCCTGCATTTCGCGGTGGCAGGTGGTACGATTCTGAACTTTGTGGCCTTTGCCGATGATACTACTGATTGGGACAAGAGGGGCGATGGAGTTGCTAACATGACAAGTCAGACGACAAGGAAGGAGGTCGCTGATGTATTCCAGGACTGGGGTCCTACAGTCAAGAGTCTCATTGACTTGCTGCCAGATGAAATTACTAAATGGGCCATCTTCGATACTTACGACTACCCTGCTCCAACGTACGTCAAAGGGAGGCTTTGTCTTGCAGGTGATGCTGCTCACGCCTCCACTCCTCATCACGGAGCCGGCGCAGGTATGGGCGTCGAGGATGCGCTAGCTTTGGCCACACTCCTTGACAATGGCACGAAGATATTGCAAGGCCTATCCAGACCTACACAACACGACAAGTCTGActtaagtcgacccacccccttttggccaccccccccttttggccaccccatttctccatcccagctaccgcattaa
- a CDS encoding salicylate hydroxylase: MEAMFRAYDTVRPPRGKWLVKSSREACEIYEWNHPDTMRDWDKCLKDLEERSHKIWDYDIEEMISCLEAEFADQIQSRLQPRRDPGLPRAVAPLRVKDAIAT; this comes from the coding sequence atgGAGGCCATGTTCCGGGCTTACGATACTGTTCGACCACCTCGTGGGAAGTGGCTGGTGAAGAGCAGCCGCGAAGCCTGCGAGATTTATGAGTGGAACCACCCGGACACTATGCGTGACTGGGACAAATGTCTCAAAGACCTCGAGGAAAGATCGCACAAGATCTGGGACTATGATATCGAAGAAATGATCAGTTGTTTGGAAGCTGAGTTTGCGGATCAAATCCAGTCTCGTTTGCAGCCTCGACGAGACCCTGGCCTCCCGAGGGCTGTTGCACCACTGAGAGTCAAGGATGCCATTGCGACGTAA
- a CDS encoding major facilitator superfamily transporter, with translation MDRPEEDVEKRAGEDSTSSEDGGQQQLAWDDPLPATSLIMDEFSVSRTKSILPLTLYTLGLAIGPLFIAPFSEVIGRKWIYAGSCTFLLAFLGGASAVTTFSGLLACRFIAGTLGSAGIAVGAGTIADVWELGKGAGASLLYILGPFLGPTLGPLAGAYIIHDRDNDWRWTQYVLLMVGAPIWVGAILMKETSKAWILRKESGEEPITFARLGSIIRVAVMRPTKMLLTEVIVSSLAIYTAFAYAMIFSYFGSCSYVLQKYYGFNLREVGLSFLSIIIGYFLATFVFAFLDAKFRIPAVQAGKGFPEQRLYAALVGSVALPAGLFWYAWEAHRGGHWAALVAAGIPFGLGAFCLFLSVITYMVDFYGQKAAASALAANGILRYILGAVFPLFTLQMYEKLGVHWAGSVFAFLSLPLIPIPWLLFKYGGKLRQRRLAPNYTARSPKPAPAPVPGIFDDILDFFSDVVDALSEAGKFVWDQLDEAEQELLASDDQLVVDGCNVVRCGVELGFTSVKCLIEVVGTKGIGKVGKKEKLGCLAEVAETIDDIKSHKLCDHCWDAIKNNVLPQVESV, from the exons ATGGACCGACCAGAAGAAGATGTTGAGAAAAGGGCAGGTGAGGACAGCACTTCTTCCGAAGATGGTGGTCAACAGCAACTCGCATGGGACGACCCTC TCCCCGCGACCAGCCTAATAATGGACGAGTTCTCCGTCTCACGCACGAAATCCATCCTCCCTCTGACGCTCTATACACTCGGTCTCGCCATCGGTCCCCTCTTCATCGCCCCGTTCTCTGAAGTAATCGGTCGCAAGTGGATCTACGCCGGATCCTGCACTTTCCTCCTCGCATTCCTTGGAGGTGCGTCGGCGGTGACAACATTCTCTGGACTTCTCGCCTGCCGTTTCATAGCTGGAACGCTGGGCTCTGCCGGCATCGCTGTCGGCGCAGGAACCATTGCCGATGTTTGGGAACTCGGCAAGGGAGCTGGCGCATCACTGTTGTACATCCTTGGCCCGTTTTTGGGACCGACTTTGGGGCCTTTGGCTGGAGCGTATATCATACACGACAGAGACAACGACTGGAGATGGACGCAATATGTTCTCCTCATGGTTGGTGCTCCCATCTGGGTCGGGGCTATATTGATGAAGGAGACATCAAAAGCCTGGATCCTGCGCAAAGAGTCAGGGGAAGAGCCCATCACTTTCGCGCGACTTGGCAGCATTATTCGAGTCGCCGTTATGAGACCGACAAAGATGCTCCTCACTGAGGTTATTGTCTCCTCGCTGGCCATCTACACAGCTTTTGCCTATGCCATGATCTTCAGCTATTTCGGCAGCTGCTCCTACGTGCTCCAGAAGTACTACGGTTTCAATTTGAGAGAAGTTGGATTGAGCTTCCTTAGCATCATCATTGGCTATTTCCTGGCAACCTTTGTTTTTGCTTTCCTCGATGCCAAGTTCAGAATACCTGCTGTGCAAGCCGGCAAAGGTTTTCCCGAGCAGCGACTGTATGCGGCGCTCGTGGGTAGTGTTGCTCTTCCTGCTGGATTATTCTGGTATGCATGGGAAGCTCATCGTGGGGGTCACTGGGCCGCCTTGGTCGCGGCTGGTATCCCATTCGGGCTCGGCGCCTTTTGTCTATTC TTGTCTGTCATCACCTACATGGTCGACTTTTATGGCCAAAAGGCCGCGGCATCTG CTCTGGCCGCAAATGGTATCCTTCGATACATTCTGGGTGCTGTCTTCCCCTTGTTCACCCTCCAGATGTATGAGAAGCTTGGCGTGCACTGGGCTGGCAGCGTATTTGCGTTCCTCTCACTCCCTCTGATACCGATCCCTTGGCTTCTGTTCAAGTATGGCGGAAAGTTGAGACAAAGGA GGCTTGCACCCAACTACACAGCGCGGTCTCCCAAGCCAGCGCCCGCTCCAGTTCCGGGAATTTTTGATGACATCCTGGACTTCTTCTCTGATGTTGTTGACGCTTTGAGCGAAGCCGGAAAATTTGTATGGGATCAGCTCGATGAAGCTGAACAGGAACTACTCGCAAGTGACGACCAACTTGTGGTCGACGGATGCAACGTCGTGAGATGCGGAGTGGAGCTCGGCTTCACATCTGTCAAGTGCCTCATTGAAGTTGTGGGTACCAAAGGCATTGGAAAGGTTGGCAAGAAGGAAAAGCTTGGCTGCCTGGCTGAA GTCGCTGAGACGATCGATGACATAAAGAGTCATAAGCTTTGCGATCACTGCTGGGATGCCATCAAGAACAACGTACTACCTCAGGTAGAATCGGTGTGA